The bacterium DNA segment GAAGCTGGAGGCCTACCTGACCGCGCCTGTTGAAATCCCGTCCCGCGACAGCTGGAATCCGCGTGATTTCGACGAATTCAGTTTCCCTCTCTCGGTGAACGACAAGGGCGTCGGCGGACTCCACATCGGGGTGTCGGCCAAGTACGGCGATCGCATAGCCACGCGAGCGGCATTGATCGCTATCATGCTCTTGGTGATGCCAGGGGCCCTGTTGATCGGCGTCGCGCGGATCGTGATCCGCAAGGCCATCGCACCGTTGAAGGAGTTGACGAGGGTGGCCGACGAGATCAGCGCCGGTAATCTCGATCCCGGCTTCGATTTCGGCATTCACGTCAACTGCTGGGAGATCAAGAACTGCCAGCGCACCGATTGCGAAGCATACCTGAACTTCACCCAGCAGTGCTGGTACATCGACGGTACGCCGTGCGAGGGGTACGAGTCGCGATTTCCCCAGAAGCTCGAGGGCTGCCGTACCTGCGAGGTGTACCAGGCCCACCGCGGCGACGAGGTGGTCCAGCTGGCGGACTCCATCCGGCACATGACCAACGCGCTCAAGGCGTCGCAGGAGCTGCTGGTCAGTTCCGGCGATTTCCAGAAGCGATTGATCCAGAACTCATTCGACGGCATCATCGCCACCAATGCCGACGGGGTCGTCAACATCTTCAACCAGGTGGCCGAGGCGCTGATCGGCATTCCGCAGTCGGAGGTGCTCGGGCGCAGGCAGTGGCACGAATTCCTGGACGAGGAGCTCGAGAAAGCCATGGATATCCCCATCTCGCACGAGCCGGTCCGGCGCGTGCGCGGCTTCGCGCCCCGTGAGGCGACGATCAAGCGCATCGACGGCGGCCGGATAAACGTCCGCCTGGCGGGCATAAGCCTGTACGAGCGGGGAATCCACATCGGCAAGGTCTTCTTCTTCGAGGACATGCGCGAGATCAAGCAGCTCCGTGAGGACCTGATCCAGTCGGAGCGTCTGGCGGCGGCAGGGCAGGCGGCCGCCGGCATCAGCCACTCCATCAAGAACATCATGGACGGCTTCAACGGCGGCGTCTATGTCTACCAGGTCGGGAGGAAAGGGCGGGACGAGGAGAAGATGGCTGCCGGCTTCGGCATGATCGAGCGCAACGTGAAGATCATCTCCGACCTGGCCAAAGATCTGCTGAACTTCGCCAAGGAACGCCAGCCGGAGCTGGCGCCTCACGATCCCCGAAAACTGGTCGAGGACGTGATCGCCAGCGTCGGTCTCCCTCCGGAGAGCAAGATCAGCGTTAGGGTCGAGCAGTCGGGCCCCGCCCGGAACGTGATGCTGGACCGCTACGTGTTCCACCAGTGCCTGTCCAACCTGGTCAACAACGCCGTGGGTGCCTTCGCCGAGGGCGAGGAGGGCAACATCGTGGTCGAGCTGGGGTTTGCGGGGGAGAACGCCTACTTCGCCGTCCACGATGACGGCATGGGCATGAGCCTGCAGACGATCTCCAAGATCAAGGGTGGCATGTACTCGACCAAGGGGTCCAAGGGGACCGGTCTGGGACTCCAGGTCGTGCAAAAGGTCGTCAAGGAGCACATGGGGGTGCTGACCATCGAATCGGAGGAAGGCAGCGGCTCGACCTTCCGTATCGAGATCCCCGCCGGAGCCGTTCCCGAGAGAGCGTGAGCGGCACCACCGTCGCTGGTTGCTTCAGCCGGCCTGTTCCCGGAAACGACACGTCCGCTCGAAAACGAATCGGTATGCCCACGTCAGCCAGACGACGCGGCCCAGGTGGTTCCGGGGATTCACGGACCGGAACAGATCTGCGGGCAGGAAGCACAGAAACACCACCTCGTTGAGGTCTTGCAATGCCTCCGGCGCCCCGAGGGTCCAGGGGGATGCCTTCACTCCCGCTTGATCGGCCAGCACCGGCAATCCCGCACAATCGAAGCGGCCGTCGGCCTGGGGCAGTGTCTCGCCGGTCTCGCCCGGTCTGAAAACGAGCGGCGTCCGTAGCGAGCGACGATCCAGCACCGTCCAGGGCGCGGCGGACCTGATAGTAAGCATGGAGAGGAATTCCCAGGCCAGACAGCCGCGGTGGATGCCCCCCGCGGCGGTGATGGCGCTGAGCAACAGCTCGGAGCAGGGCGGGGTAGTGTCGGGATTGCAGCCGAGTTCCGGAAGCCGGTCGCGAAGGGCTGAAATGGTGGCGTGGGCTTCCAGCCGGCCGTCGGGGAAGCTGCGCTTCAGCTCGGACAACGCGCCCCGCGTGGCCACGTCCATCACGTTGCCGAGATCTCGGTCCCGGGCCACG contains these protein-coding regions:
- a CDS encoding PAS domain S-box protein, giving the protein MSRGIRRAVPIYRKFLLENKILLFFTCLLVFLSSVVLIAVYWATHHAVSGMLSGRAGEAFEMWGTPIGEAAAAEPAGGLPALLDRAMAWDEHISYLAVVDSAGDLLACRVRPPSAAPKLEAYLTAPVEIPSRDSWNPRDFDEFSFPLSVNDKGVGGLHIGVSAKYGDRIATRAALIAIMLLVMPGALLIGVARIVIRKAIAPLKELTRVADEISAGNLDPGFDFGIHVNCWEIKNCQRTDCEAYLNFTQQCWYIDGTPCEGYESRFPQKLEGCRTCEVYQAHRGDEVVQLADSIRHMTNALKASQELLVSSGDFQKRLIQNSFDGIIATNADGVVNIFNQVAEALIGIPQSEVLGRRQWHEFLDEELEKAMDIPISHEPVRRVRGFAPREATIKRIDGGRINVRLAGISLYERGIHIGKVFFFEDMREIKQLREDLIQSERLAAAGQAAAGISHSIKNIMDGFNGGVYVYQVGRKGRDEEKMAAGFGMIERNVKIISDLAKDLLNFAKERQPELAPHDPRKLVEDVIASVGLPPESKISVRVEQSGPARNVMLDRYVFHQCLSNLVNNAVGAFAEGEEGNIVVELGFAGENAYFAVHDDGMGMSLQTISKIKGGMYSTKGSKGTGLGLQVVQKVVKEHMGVLTIESEEGSGSTFRIEIPAGAVPERA